A genomic window from Pseudomonadota bacterium includes:
- a CDS encoding ATPase: PECMVLSETQRLVNTLTTFGIGVRKLIVNNVLDWRDCEFCKKKRTEQEKYLKEINKKFSNLDTTITPLQPNEVRGLDALNTFKELLIQ; this comes from the coding sequence TTCCAGAATGCATGGTTCTTTCAGAAACCCAGAGATTAGTAAACACATTGACCACATTTGGCATAGGAGTGAGAAAGCTGATAGTTAATAATGTGCTTGACTGGCGGGATTGTGAGTTCTGCAAGAAAAAGAGAACTGAACAGGAAAAATATTTAAAGGAGATAAATAAAAAATTCAGCAATCTGGACACAACAATCACACCTTTGCAGCCCAATGAAGTCAGGGGACTTGATGCTTTAAATACGTTTAAGGAGCTCTTGATTCAATGA